The Humulus lupulus chromosome 3, drHumLupu1.1, whole genome shotgun sequence genome window below encodes:
- the LOC133825507 gene encoding cystathionine gamma-synthase 1, chloroplastic-like, whose product MAEVLQAHPKVAQVYYPGLKSHPEHELAKRQMTGFGGVVSFDIDGDLHTTIKFIDALKIPYIAPSFGGCESIVDQPAIMSYWYCP is encoded by the exons ATGGCCGAAGTTTTACAGGCACATCCTAAG GTGGCTCAGGTCTATTATCCTGGCTTGAAAAGTCATCCTGAACATGAACTTGCCAAGAGGCAAATGACTGGTTTTGGTGGTGTCGTCAGTTTTGAT ATTGATGGCGACTTACATACCACCATCAAATTCATTGATGCACTTAAAATTCCATACATTGCCCCATCTTTTGGTGGCTGTGAGAGTATTGTGGATCAACCAGCAATTATGTCTTACTGGTACTGCCCTTGA